A DNA window from bacterium contains the following coding sequences:
- a CDS encoding DUF6491 family protein produces the protein MKPVLFLACAAMALSAAPAFADNGQVFDYGAQLRAYPSAAPTQQCFSGRLVAGVSRAGDKTLYVQSRTGSIYRLQLPGGCAALDAAQKITLRADGGDVICPGAAAEVVATTPAGAQRCAVANVRGMSPRETTALASAARR, from the coding sequence ATGAAGCCCGTGCTCTTCCTCGCCTGCGCCGCGATGGCGCTCTCGGCGGCTCCGGCCTTCGCCGACAACGGCCAGGTCTTCGACTACGGCGCTCAGCTCCGCGCCTATCCGTCCGCGGCGCCGACGCAGCAGTGCTTCAGCGGCCGGCTCGTGGCCGGGGTCTCCCGCGCCGGCGACAAGACCCTCTACGTCCAGTCCCGCACGGGCTCGATCTATCGCCTGCAGCTCCCCGGCGGATGCGCCGCCCTGGACGCCGCGCAGAAGATCACCCTGCGCGCCGACGGCGGCGACGTGATCTGCCCGGGCGCGGCGGCCGAGGTGGTCGCGACCACGCCGGCGGGCGCCCAGCGCTGCGCCGTGGCCAACGTCCGCGGCATGAGCCCCCGCGAAACCACCGCCCTCGCCAGCGCCGCCCGGCGCTGA
- a CDS encoding DUF1330 domain-containing protein → MTAYLVLDFSVHDLSGFRPYIEAIPAFIEKHGGRYIVRGAPPTVMEGDWAPALMVILEFPSRENAVAFLDDPDAQALFAVRHSTTDSRLVLVEGCV, encoded by the coding sequence ATGACGGCCTATCTGGTGCTGGACTTCTCGGTCCACGACCTCTCGGGCTTTCGCCCTTACATCGAGGCCATCCCGGCCTTCATCGAGAAGCACGGTGGCAGGTACATCGTTCGCGGCGCCCCGCCGACCGTCATGGAAGGCGACTGGGCTCCTGCGCTGATGGTCATTCTCGAGTTCCCCTCCCGCGAAAATGCGGTGGCGTTCCTGGACGATCCCGATGCTCAGGCGCTCTTCGCGGTGCGCCACAGCACGACCGACAGCAGACTGGTCCTCGTCGAAGGCTGCGTCTGA